The following are encoded in a window of Gossypium raimondii isolate GPD5lz chromosome 13, ASM2569854v1, whole genome shotgun sequence genomic DNA:
- the LOC105783771 gene encoding probable beta-1,3-galactosyltransferase 2 isoform X2 → MSFKSKTEQSSRSFVSKKWTFLLCLSCFCAGILFTNRMVAVPESKAIMRTTAVEAEKLKLISEGCNLKAKGEKHVSKDIIGEVFKTHHAIQTLDKTISNLEMELAAARAAQESLHGGSPLSEDVSRVGSSRKRKYLMVIGINTAFSSRKRRDSVRATWMPQGEKRKKLEDEKGIIVRFVIGHSATSGGILDRAIEAEDKKHGDFLRLDHVEGYLELSAKTKIYFATSVALWDADFYVKVDDDVHVNIATLGETLVRHRKNPRVYIGCMKSGPVLSQKGVRYHEPEHWKFGETGNKYFRHATGQLYAISKDLASYISINQHVLHKYANEDVSLGSWFIGLDVEHVDDRRLCCGTPPDCEWKAQAGNICVASFDWTCSGICRSADRIKEVHRRCGEGENALWSATF, encoded by the exons ATGTCTTTTAAAAGCAAAACAGAGCAGTCTAGTAGGAGTTTTGTTTCAAAGAAATGgacttttcttctttgtttgaGCTGCTTCTGTGCTGGAATTCTCTTCACCAATAG GATGGTGGCTGTTCCTGAATCTAAAGCTATCATGCGGACAACCGCCGTAGAAgctgaaaaattaaaactcatttctGAGGGTTGTAACCTAAAAGCT AAAGGAGAAAAGCATGTATCAAAGGACATCATTGGGGAGGTTTTCAAGACTCACCATGCTATACA GACATTGGATAAGACTATTTCCAACTTAGAGATGGAATTAGCTGCTGCAAGGGCGGCACAAGAATCTTTACACGGTGGTTCTCCGTTATCCGAAGATGTGAGTAGAGTTGGATCATCTAGGAAGAGAAAGTATCTGATGGTTATCGGAATTAATACGGCTTTCAGCAGCAGGAAAAGAAGAGACTCAGTTCGTGCTACATGGATGCCACAAG GTGAAAAGAGGAAGAAATTGGAGGATGAAAAAGGCATTATTGTTCGCTTTGTTATTGGCCATAG TGCTACATCGGGTGGTATTTTGGACCGAGCAATTGAAGCAGAGGATAAGAAGCATGGAGACTTCTTGAGGCTG GACCATGTTGAAGGTTACCTTGAATTGTCTGCAAAGACCAAGATATATTTTGCTACTTCTGTTGCTTTGTGGGATGCAGATTTTTATGTTAAAGTCGATGACGATGTCCATGTAAATATAg CAACACTTGGAGAAACTCTAGTTAGACACCGAAAGAATCCTCGTGTATATATTGGATGCATGAAATCTGGTCCCGTCCTCTCTCAAAA AGGAGTTAGATACCATGAACCCGAGCACTGGAAATTCGGCGAGACAGGAAACAAATATTTCCGGCATGCTACTGGACAGTTGTATGCCATTTCAAAAGATTTGGCCTCATATATATCAATAAACCA ACACGTTCTACATAAGTATGCTAATGAGGATGTTTCACTGGGATCTTGGTTTATTGGACTTGATGTGGAACATGTTGATGATCGGAGATTATGTTGTGGCACGCCACCTG ATTGTGAATGGAAAGCTCAAGCTGGCAACATCTGCGTTGCTTCCTTTGATTGGACTTGCAGCGGAATTTGCCGGTCTGCTGATAGGATTAAAGAGGTTCATCGGCGGTGTGGGGAAGGTGAGAATGCTCTGTGGAGTGCTACTTTCTAA
- the LOC105783771 gene encoding probable beta-1,3-galactosyltransferase 2 isoform X1 — translation MSFKSKTEQSSRSFVSKKWTFLLCLSCFCAGILFTNRMVAVPESKAIMRTTAVEAEKLKLISEGCNLKAKGEKHVSKDIIGEVFKTHHAIQTLDKTISNLEMELAAARAAQESLHGGSPLSEDVSRVGSSRKRKYLMVIGINTAFSSRKRRDSVRATWMPQGEKRKKLEDEKGIIVRFVIGHSATSGGILDRAIEAEDKKHGDFLRLQDHVEGYLELSAKTKIYFATSVALWDADFYVKVDDDVHVNIATLGETLVRHRKNPRVYIGCMKSGPVLSQKGVRYHEPEHWKFGETGNKYFRHATGQLYAISKDLASYISINQHVLHKYANEDVSLGSWFIGLDVEHVDDRRLCCGTPPDCEWKAQAGNICVASFDWTCSGICRSADRIKEVHRRCGEGENALWSATF, via the exons ATGTCTTTTAAAAGCAAAACAGAGCAGTCTAGTAGGAGTTTTGTTTCAAAGAAATGgacttttcttctttgtttgaGCTGCTTCTGTGCTGGAATTCTCTTCACCAATAG GATGGTGGCTGTTCCTGAATCTAAAGCTATCATGCGGACAACCGCCGTAGAAgctgaaaaattaaaactcatttctGAGGGTTGTAACCTAAAAGCT AAAGGAGAAAAGCATGTATCAAAGGACATCATTGGGGAGGTTTTCAAGACTCACCATGCTATACA GACATTGGATAAGACTATTTCCAACTTAGAGATGGAATTAGCTGCTGCAAGGGCGGCACAAGAATCTTTACACGGTGGTTCTCCGTTATCCGAAGATGTGAGTAGAGTTGGATCATCTAGGAAGAGAAAGTATCTGATGGTTATCGGAATTAATACGGCTTTCAGCAGCAGGAAAAGAAGAGACTCAGTTCGTGCTACATGGATGCCACAAG GTGAAAAGAGGAAGAAATTGGAGGATGAAAAAGGCATTATTGTTCGCTTTGTTATTGGCCATAG TGCTACATCGGGTGGTATTTTGGACCGAGCAATTGAAGCAGAGGATAAGAAGCATGGAGACTTCTTGAGGCTG CAGGACCATGTTGAAGGTTACCTTGAATTGTCTGCAAAGACCAAGATATATTTTGCTACTTCTGTTGCTTTGTGGGATGCAGATTTTTATGTTAAAGTCGATGACGATGTCCATGTAAATATAg CAACACTTGGAGAAACTCTAGTTAGACACCGAAAGAATCCTCGTGTATATATTGGATGCATGAAATCTGGTCCCGTCCTCTCTCAAAA AGGAGTTAGATACCATGAACCCGAGCACTGGAAATTCGGCGAGACAGGAAACAAATATTTCCGGCATGCTACTGGACAGTTGTATGCCATTTCAAAAGATTTGGCCTCATATATATCAATAAACCA ACACGTTCTACATAAGTATGCTAATGAGGATGTTTCACTGGGATCTTGGTTTATTGGACTTGATGTGGAACATGTTGATGATCGGAGATTATGTTGTGGCACGCCACCTG ATTGTGAATGGAAAGCTCAAGCTGGCAACATCTGCGTTGCTTCCTTTGATTGGACTTGCAGCGGAATTTGCCGGTCTGCTGATAGGATTAAAGAGGTTCATCGGCGGTGTGGGGAAGGTGAGAATGCTCTGTGGAGTGCTACTTTCTAA